A genome region from Prinia subflava isolate CZ2003 ecotype Zambia chromosome 12, Cam_Psub_1.2, whole genome shotgun sequence includes the following:
- the SUMO2 gene encoding small ubiquitin-related modifier 2: protein MADEKPKEGVKTENNDHINLKVAGQDGSVVQFKIKRHTPLSKLMKAYCERQGLSMRQIRFRFDGQPINETDTPAQLEMEDEDTIDVFQQQTGGVY from the exons GAAGGAGTGAAGACTGAAAACAATGACCACATTAATCTGAAGGTGGCAGGGCAAGATGGGTCTGTGGTGCAGTTTAAGATTAAGAGGCACACACCACTTAGTAAACTAATGAAAGCCTATTGTGAACGACAG GGGTTGTCAATGAGGCAAATCAGATTCCGGTTCGATGGGCAGCCAATTAATGAAACAGACACACCTGCACAG tTGGAAATGGAGGATGAAGATACAATTGATGTGTTCCAGCAGCAAACAGGAGGAGTTTactaa